The Micromonospora sp. WMMD961 genome has a segment encoding these proteins:
- a CDS encoding serine hydrolase: MDVDERIEGIFATAGVTASLHAVDLDAVDLHAADLDAAGRAGAAREVGVRADEQVVIASIFKVLLVLEFARQVEAGQLDPTERVVVTAADRLGGWGLAGCTDDAEVSLRDLAYFAMSVSDNTAADLLLRRVGADLLPMLAAELGLTRTRVRGGPRELVELMLADVGARTEADFARIFPTLPPDRIRAMRVFDPEQTTSSTPREITRLLTLIWRDAAGPAAACAMVRTWMARQIFWTRLAAGFPPGVRVAGKTGTLPGLHLEAGVAEYPDGGRYAIAVFARADQLASRRIDVDLAMGEAARTAVEALRRD, from the coding sequence GTGGACGTGGACGAACGCATCGAGGGCATCTTCGCCACCGCCGGGGTGACCGCCAGCCTGCACGCCGTCGACCTGGACGCCGTGGACCTGCACGCCGCCGACCTGGACGCGGCCGGCCGGGCGGGCGCTGCCCGGGAGGTCGGGGTGCGGGCCGACGAGCAGGTGGTGATCGCCTCGATCTTCAAGGTCCTGCTGGTGCTGGAGTTCGCCCGGCAGGTCGAGGCCGGCCAACTCGACCCGACCGAACGGGTAGTGGTCACCGCCGCCGACCGGCTCGGCGGGTGGGGACTGGCCGGCTGCACCGACGACGCCGAGGTGTCGCTGCGCGACCTCGCGTACTTCGCCATGTCGGTCAGCGACAACACGGCCGCCGACCTGCTGCTGCGCCGGGTCGGTGCGGATCTGCTCCCGATGCTCGCCGCCGAGCTGGGGCTGACCCGTACCCGCGTCCGGGGCGGCCCGCGCGAGCTGGTCGAGCTGATGCTCGCCGACGTGGGTGCCCGGACCGAGGCGGACTTCGCCCGGATCTTCCCCACGTTGCCGCCGGATCGGATCCGGGCGATGCGGGTCTTCGACCCCGAGCAGACCACCTCCAGCACCCCCCGGGAGATCACCCGGCTGCTCACCCTGATCTGGCGGGACGCGGCCGGGCCGGCGGCCGCCTGCGCGATGGTCCGCACCTGGATGGCCCGGCAGATCTTCTGGACCCGGCTGGCCGCCGGGTTCCCGCCCGGTGTCCGGGTCGCCGGTAAGACCGGCACCCTGCCCGGCCTGCACCTGGAGGCCGGGGTCGCGGAGTACCCCGACGGCGGCCGGTACGCGATAGCCGTCTTCGCCCGTGCCGACCAGTTGGCGTCGCGGCGGATCGACGTGGACCTGGCGATGGGAGAGGCCGCCCGGACCGCCGTGGAGGCGCTGCGCCGCGACTGA